The Pseudomonadota bacterium genome includes a region encoding these proteins:
- a CDS encoding IgGFc-binding protein, translating to MPSTRPCISLPRTAGLLGALWLTCACSVDKQSLGPGDGGLGPGACAASEPGSLGACAASGATCVAGRCATCMPGSGSCSNGVARHCREDGSGYDRFECDPVQGMRCEPGGCRGVCAPPEISKSYVGCDYYPTVTANPVWEGFDYAVAISNASTLPAHVTITRGDTAIKELDIGVGSLETVKLPWVEQLKATGIDPARACPAEILPPGSSQLAREGAYRVRSDQPVTVYQLSPLQYELVPAPSGCPVASDCPGAVGATSACLSYSNDASLLLPATSLTANYDIISWPALNEGAAFISVTATADDTTVEVNGGARFSPGGGIDARGHGRVSMQRGDVLQILSEHTGPNLQFLDDPTGTKLRASKPVQVIVGHSCARVPTADTRDCDHLEEALFPVETLGKEYVVTYPAAPASESPHVIRVLAVQQDTELTFEPPLVAATKISPGDPPLELREVSEDVRITSDKPILVAQYMQGLSSVRSGAGDPSMSLVVASEQFRKDYIFVASKTYDVNFINVVARQGTRVVLDGQPLPSHGFRPIGQTGFAVLRHELPAGGSDVHRIRAESEFGLLVYGYGRFTSYMYPGGLDLKRITPPPLL from the coding sequence ATGCCTTCGACACGACCGTGCATCAGCTTGCCGCGAACCGCGGGCCTGCTGGGCGCCCTGTGGCTGACCTGCGCCTGCTCCGTGGACAAACAAAGCCTTGGCCCGGGGGACGGGGGGCTTGGACCGGGCGCCTGCGCGGCGAGCGAACCGGGGTCGCTGGGCGCCTGCGCCGCAAGCGGGGCAACCTGCGTCGCAGGCCGCTGCGCGACGTGCATGCCCGGGTCGGGCAGCTGCAGCAACGGCGTTGCTCGGCACTGCCGCGAGGACGGCTCCGGCTACGACCGCTTCGAGTGCGACCCGGTCCAGGGGATGCGCTGCGAGCCCGGCGGATGCCGGGGCGTCTGCGCACCGCCCGAGATATCGAAGAGCTATGTGGGCTGCGACTACTACCCCACGGTCACGGCCAACCCCGTTTGGGAAGGGTTCGATTACGCAGTCGCGATCTCCAACGCCTCGACGCTTCCTGCTCATGTCACGATCACGCGCGGCGACACTGCGATCAAGGAGCTCGACATCGGCGTCGGCAGCCTCGAGACCGTCAAGCTGCCGTGGGTCGAACAGCTCAAGGCAACCGGGATCGATCCGGCGCGAGCGTGCCCCGCGGAGATCCTGCCGCCCGGCAGCAGCCAGCTGGCGCGCGAGGGCGCCTACCGAGTACGGTCCGATCAACCGGTTACCGTCTACCAGCTGAGCCCGTTGCAGTACGAGCTCGTACCTGCTCCGTCCGGCTGCCCAGTAGCATCGGACTGCCCGGGCGCGGTCGGCGCTACCTCGGCGTGCCTCTCCTACAGCAACGACGCTTCCCTGCTGTTGCCGGCCACCTCGCTTACGGCGAACTACGATATCATCAGCTGGCCTGCGCTCAACGAAGGTGCCGCCTTCATCTCGGTCACGGCGACCGCCGACGACACCACGGTAGAGGTGAACGGCGGGGCGCGCTTCAGTCCAGGCGGCGGCATCGATGCGCGCGGACACGGTCGGGTTTCGATGCAGCGCGGCGACGTGCTGCAGATCCTGTCCGAGCACACGGGTCCCAACCTGCAGTTCCTCGACGATCCGACCGGCACCAAGCTGCGAGCCAGCAAGCCCGTGCAGGTCATCGTCGGCCACTCCTGCGCGCGTGTGCCGACCGCGGACACGCGCGACTGCGACCATCTCGAAGAGGCCCTGTTTCCGGTCGAGACATTGGGCAAGGAGTACGTGGTCACCTACCCCGCCGCGCCAGCGAGCGAGTCGCCTCATGTGATTCGTGTCCTTGCGGTGCAGCAGGATACCGAGCTCACGTTCGAGCCGCCGCTCGTGGCGGCGACGAAGATCAGCCCGGGTGATCCACCGCTCGAGCTACGCGAAGTCTCCGAGGACGTTCGGATCACCTCGGACAAGCCGATCCTCGTCGCCCAGTACATGCAAGGGCTCTCTTCGGTGCGAAGCGGCGCCGGAGACCCCTCCATGTCGCTCGTCGTGGCTTCGGAGCAGTTCCGCAAGGACTACATCTTCGTCGCCTCGAAGACCTACGACGTCAACTTCATCAACGTGGTGGCACGCCAAGGTACAAGGGTAGTCCTGGACGGCCAGCCGCTGCCCAGCCACGGCTTCAGGCCCATAGGCCAGACAGGCTTCGCGGTCCTGCGCCACGAACTGCCGGCGGGCGGGAGCGACGTGCACCGCATCCGTGCCGAAAGCGAGTTCGGCCTGCTGGTCTACGGCTACGGCCGCTTCACGAGCTACATGTATCCAGGGGGCCTGGACCTCAAGCGCATCACACCGCCGCCGCTGCTCTAG
- a CDS encoding aminotransferase class V-fold PLP-dependent enzyme, which yields MQAGSDTLLHTIRESVVGKDEAIEGPYGARRITYADYTASGRPLSFIEGFIGDEVMPLYANTHTEASATGLQTSRFREDARSIIQEAVGGGAQDVVLFCGSGATAGISMLVRLLGLAIPSRLDDRHRFSAQIAPHDRPVVFIGPYEHHSNELPWRESIAEVVTIPEDDDGQIDLSRLEAELVRFERRYLKIGSFSAASNVTGIVSDVAAIASLLHRHGALSIWDYAAAAPYTGIQMNPPQGAPAASYLDAVVLSPHKFIGGPGTPGVLVAKKKLLGNRVPVVPGGGTVSYVNAFEHRYLSDPVLREEGGTPAIIESIRAGLVFQLKAAVGVATIERRESSFVARAIEAWQSHPKLEVLGNPDAKRLSIVSFVVRHADRYLHHNFVVALLNDLFGIQARGGCSCAGPYGHRLLRIDLETSREFEREITRGCEGIKPGWVRVSFNYFVSEAEFGFLLDAVRWIADHGFKVMPDYRFQPDSGQWSHTSGDRHALRSLREIDYGDGRLHFPFRTRPNPAMERARYVQMADEVVAGAQQRFLDLQLEPPRLTADFEHLRWFPLPHEVLAELRE from the coding sequence ATGCAAGCCGGTAGCGACACGCTCCTACACACCATTCGTGAGTCGGTGGTCGGCAAGGACGAAGCTATCGAAGGGCCCTACGGTGCCCGGCGTATCACCTATGCGGACTACACCGCCTCCGGTCGTCCCCTCTCGTTCATCGAGGGTTTCATTGGCGACGAAGTGATGCCGCTGTACGCCAACACGCACACCGAGGCCTCGGCGACTGGGCTGCAGACCAGTCGCTTCAGAGAGGACGCGCGCAGCATCATCCAGGAAGCGGTCGGCGGCGGCGCGCAGGACGTGGTGCTCTTTTGCGGCTCGGGCGCCACCGCCGGCATCAGCATGCTCGTTCGCTTGCTGGGGCTGGCCATCCCTTCCCGGCTGGACGATCGCCATCGCTTTTCCGCGCAGATTGCGCCCCACGATCGTCCGGTGGTGTTCATCGGGCCCTACGAGCATCACTCGAACGAGCTGCCTTGGCGTGAATCGATCGCCGAGGTCGTCACGATTCCCGAGGACGACGATGGTCAGATCGATCTGAGCCGACTCGAGGCCGAGCTGGTGCGCTTCGAGCGCCGTTACCTCAAGATCGGCAGCTTCTCGGCGGCGTCCAACGTAACCGGCATCGTGTCCGACGTAGCCGCCATCGCGAGCCTGTTGCACCGCCACGGGGCACTGTCCATTTGGGACTATGCTGCCGCGGCGCCCTATACCGGCATCCAGATGAATCCGCCGCAGGGCGCCCCGGCGGCGAGCTATCTGGATGCGGTCGTGCTTTCCCCCCACAAGTTCATCGGCGGACCCGGCACCCCTGGCGTGCTCGTCGCCAAGAAGAAGCTCCTGGGCAACCGGGTGCCCGTGGTGCCTGGTGGCGGCACCGTGAGCTACGTCAACGCCTTCGAGCACCGCTACCTGTCCGATCCTGTGCTGCGTGAGGAAGGTGGCACCCCCGCCATTATCGAGTCCATCCGCGCCGGCCTCGTGTTTCAGCTCAAGGCAGCGGTGGGCGTCGCCACCATCGAGCGGCGCGAGTCGTCGTTCGTGGCTCGCGCCATCGAGGCCTGGCAATCCCATCCCAAGCTCGAGGTCCTGGGCAATCCGGACGCGAAGCGGCTGTCGATCGTGTCTTTCGTGGTGCGCCACGCAGATCGCTACCTGCATCACAACTTCGTAGTTGCGTTGCTCAACGACTTGTTTGGCATTCAGGCGCGCGGCGGCTGTTCGTGCGCGGGACCGTATGGTCACCGCCTGCTGCGCATCGATCTGGAGACTTCGCGGGAATTCGAACGCGAGATCACGCGCGGTTGCGAAGGGATCAAGCCTGGCTGGGTGCGAGTGAGCTTCAACTACTTCGTTTCCGAAGCGGAGTTCGGTTTCTTGCTGGATGCCGTGAGATGGATCGCCGACCACGGTTTCAAGGTCATGCCCGACTATCGGTTCCAGCCCGATAGCGGACAGTGGTCCCACACGTCCGGAGACCGTCACGCGCTCAGAAGCCTGCGCGAGATCGACTACGGCGACGGCCGGCTCCATTTTCCCTTCAGGACTCGCCCCAACCCGGCAATGGAGCGCGCTCGGTACGTGCAGATGGCCGACGAGGTTGTCGCCGGCGCCCAGCAGCGCTTCCTCGACCTGCAGCTCGAACCGCCGCGCCTGACTGCAGATTTCGAGCACCTGCGCTGGTTTCCCCTACCGCACGAGGTGCTGGCAGAGCTGCGAGAGTAG